In one window of Fimbriimonadaceae bacterium DNA:
- a CDS encoding transglycosylase SLT domain-containing protein, translated as MASRSAHHTSHGSHRRSRARRRVTLSAVRRFVASRWRTLRAFLRAVGNTHPVLRIVIIPGLLMGCWLGANWTYHAVQKPTEMLFPLDNTLDKSPHETWRQYGSLFREHATPSVAPELLAALAQVEGAGNPVARTYWRWRWSWNPFEWYRPASSAVGMYQMTDGTFRAAKRYCVHDHTVVQDGPWHDVRSCWFNSLYSRVLPSHAIELTAASLDRDIASALTVRRGTPAGARQRHDLAALIHLCGAGAGRDFAARGFRLTPHQTCGDHDVATYLGQVRGLTQQFARWAKGATGQVTLVKAHRSAD; from the coding sequence ATGGCGTCCCGGTCTGCTCACCATACGAGCCATGGTTCACACCGCAGAAGCCGCGCTCGCCGCCGTGTCACCCTTTCGGCAGTCCGCCGTTTCGTGGCCTCTCGCTGGCGTACCCTTCGCGCCTTCCTCCGTGCCGTTGGAAACACGCACCCGGTTCTCCGCATCGTCATCATCCCGGGACTGCTCATGGGATGTTGGCTCGGGGCGAACTGGACCTATCATGCAGTCCAGAAACCGACTGAGATGTTGTTCCCGCTGGACAACACGTTAGACAAAAGCCCGCACGAAACCTGGCGACAGTACGGCTCACTCTTCCGGGAACATGCGACGCCATCCGTTGCGCCTGAGCTCCTCGCGGCGCTGGCGCAGGTGGAAGGCGCTGGAAATCCCGTCGCGCGAACCTATTGGCGGTGGCGCTGGTCATGGAATCCGTTCGAATGGTACCGTCCGGCCTCCAGCGCGGTGGGCATGTACCAGATGACCGATGGAACGTTCCGTGCCGCCAAACGCTATTGCGTTCACGATCATACCGTGGTGCAGGACGGTCCTTGGCACGATGTGCGCTCCTGCTGGTTCAACAGCCTTTACAGTCGCGTCTTGCCGAGCCATGCGATCGAACTGACGGCGGCCTCTCTCGATCGTGACATCGCCTCGGCTCTCACGGTTCGCCGTGGGACGCCCGCCGGCGCACGGCAGAGGCACGACCTCGCCGCACTGATCCATCTGTGCGGAGCCGGGGCCGGACGGGATTTTGCCGCCAGGGGATTCCGTCTCACGCCTCACCAGACATGCGGCGACCATGACGTGGCCACCTACCTCGGCCAGGTGCGGGGCTTGACGCAGCAATTCGCCAGATGGGCGAAGGGAGCAACCGGCCAGGTCACACTGGTGAAGGCCCACCGATCCGCTGACTAG
- a CDS encoding DUF3943 domain-containing protein, which translates to MTEPEPDHSAEVVGPPEAFKHTSPASQLDWDSGRGKSYVIPAAGILTYIFLLNQYDRHFVEPRDEYRTDGSTIRQQLTDSKWVIDNDQFKVNQFLHPYGGSVYYGLARSSGLSFWESFLYSTAGSFAWEIGGERTNPSINDMITTPIGGSFLGEALFRMASLVLEVDDGRPGFVREVVAAAISPPTGFNRLIFGRRFDAVFPSYTPATFFRLEAGGTLTSSSHNVSSGVREHGAVGDLTLTYGLPGKPGYHYARPLDYFDFHLTAVTANTLESLNTRGLLLGTTYASGDHTRGLWGLFGSYDYISPQVFRVSSTALSLGTVWQTWLSERIALQGTALGGVGYGAAGSIQRREERDYHYGLTPQALLAFRLIFGNRAMIDFTGREYYVSHVLSPEGNGQENILRGDAAFTLRLFDRHGIALRYAVAQRNAGYPNVEYRDQTVSTVSLMYVLLGASGFGAVDWR; encoded by the coding sequence TTGACCGAACCCGAGCCGGACCATTCTGCTGAAGTGGTCGGACCGCCGGAAGCATTCAAACATACATCACCCGCCTCGCAGCTCGATTGGGACAGTGGCCGCGGGAAGAGCTATGTCATCCCCGCCGCCGGGATCCTGACGTACATCTTTCTCCTGAACCAATACGACCGTCATTTCGTCGAACCGCGGGACGAATATCGAACCGACGGCAGCACCATTCGTCAGCAGCTCACCGACTCGAAGTGGGTTATCGACAACGACCAATTCAAGGTCAACCAGTTCCTCCACCCCTACGGCGGCAGCGTGTATTACGGTTTAGCGCGATCCTCCGGCCTGTCGTTCTGGGAATCCTTCCTCTACAGCACGGCGGGCAGCTTCGCCTGGGAGATCGGTGGGGAGCGGACGAATCCTTCGATCAACGACATGATCACCACCCCGATCGGGGGCAGCTTTCTCGGAGAAGCCCTGTTTCGCATGGCCAGTCTGGTCTTAGAAGTGGACGATGGCCGGCCGGGCTTCGTGCGCGAAGTCGTTGCGGCCGCCATCTCGCCGCCCACCGGATTCAATCGTCTGATCTTCGGCCGTCGATTCGATGCCGTGTTTCCCAGCTACACGCCGGCCACGTTTTTCAGATTGGAAGCCGGCGGGACGCTGACGTCCAGCAGCCACAATGTCTCCTCAGGCGTGCGCGAACATGGCGCCGTGGGCGACCTGACGTTGACCTACGGCCTGCCCGGCAAACCGGGCTATCACTACGCGCGACCGTTGGACTATTTTGATTTTCACCTGACCGCCGTCACGGCCAACACCCTGGAGAGTCTCAATACGCGTGGGCTTCTGCTTGGAACCACGTATGCCTCGGGCGACCACACGCGCGGGCTCTGGGGCCTATTCGGCAGTTATGACTATATTTCGCCGCAGGTGTTCAGAGTGTCGAGCACGGCCCTCTCACTCGGCACTGTGTGGCAAACCTGGCTTTCCGAGCGCATCGCGCTACAAGGAACCGCACTCGGTGGAGTAGGGTATGGCGCGGCCGGGAGCATCCAACGACGAGAGGAACGGGACTACCACTATGGCCTGACGCCGCAGGCGCTGCTCGCCTTTCGGCTCATCTTCGGCAACCGGGCCATGATCGACTTCACCGGGCGAGAGTACTATGTCAGCCATGTACTGTCGCCGGAAGGCAACGGCCAGGAGAACATTCTACGTGGCGACGCGGCCTTCACCCTGCGGTTGTTCGACCGGCACGGCATCGCGCTGCGATACGCCGTGGCGCAACGGAACGCCGGCTATCCGAACGTCGAGTACCGCGACCAAACCGTCAGCACGGTCAGCTTGATGTATGTGCTCTTGGGAGCATCGGGATTCGGGGCGGTCGACTGGCGGTGA
- a CDS encoding aldo/keto reductase, whose product MAPTHSDDTLWSSSLNRRQLLKRLGLAGSLMALGGPGRLAGALAADGAPSGTATGEIPLRPLGKTGVKVSAMCFGGAHWGRNPDEAEAIRILHEAIDAGMTFLDNAWEYHGGRSEELMGKGLQGKRQQVFLMTKVCSHGRDKKVAMQQLEDSLRRLKTDYLDLWQIHEVVYEDDPDRHFVPHGAVDALLEAKQQGKVRFVGFTGHKHPNIHLKMLSHDFPFDTCQMPLNVFDGTYRSFEHEVLPVLAQRGIAALGMKSLTGNAEPIKQGIVTPQEAIRYVLSLPIASLVSGIDSPQVLKQNLDIVRRFTPMTVAEMEGVRARVALYARDGRFELFKSTNRYDGGIGRQQHGLS is encoded by the coding sequence ATGGCGCCCACGCACTCAGACGACACCCTCTGGTCCTCATCGCTCAATCGGCGTCAGCTGTTGAAGCGGCTGGGTCTGGCCGGCTCTCTCATGGCCCTCGGTGGTCCCGGCCGGCTGGCCGGGGCCTTGGCCGCGGATGGTGCACCATCCGGAACCGCCACCGGCGAGATCCCGCTCCGCCCGCTCGGAAAAACGGGCGTGAAGGTGTCGGCGATGTGTTTCGGGGGTGCGCATTGGGGGCGCAATCCGGACGAGGCCGAGGCCATTCGCATTTTGCACGAGGCCATCGACGCCGGCATGACGTTCCTCGACAACGCATGGGAGTACCACGGCGGACGCAGCGAGGAATTGATGGGGAAGGGCCTGCAAGGAAAGCGGCAGCAGGTCTTCCTGATGACGAAGGTCTGCTCCCACGGTCGGGATAAGAAGGTTGCCATGCAGCAACTGGAAGACTCGCTCCGCCGTTTGAAGACCGACTATCTCGATCTCTGGCAGATTCACGAAGTGGTATACGAAGACGATCCCGATCGGCATTTCGTCCCGCACGGGGCGGTCGATGCGTTACTGGAGGCGAAGCAGCAGGGGAAGGTGCGGTTCGTCGGGTTCACCGGGCACAAGCACCCCAACATCCACCTCAAGATGCTGTCACACGACTTTCCGTTCGATACCTGCCAGATGCCGTTGAATGTGTTCGACGGCACCTACCGCAGTTTCGAGCATGAGGTGTTGCCGGTGTTGGCACAGCGCGGGATTGCCGCCCTCGGCATGAAGAGCCTGACCGGCAACGCGGAGCCGATCAAACAGGGGATCGTCACGCCCCAAGAGGCCATTCGGTATGTGTTGAGTTTGCCGATCGCGTCGTTGGTGAGCGGGATCGATTCGCCGCAGGTCCTCAAGCAGAACCTCGACATTGTCCGTCGCTTCACTCCCATGACGGTGGCCGAAATGGAAGGGGTGCGCGCGCGCGTGGCCTTGTATGCGAGGGACGGCCGGTTCGAACTGTTCAAGTCCACCAACCGCTACGACGGCGGCATCGGCCGCCAGCAGCACGGACTCTCCTAG